The following is a genomic window from Dehalococcoidia bacterium.
TTTTTATTTAAGTAGAGCTCGGAGCCCTTCGCGGTAATTGCGGGAATTCCTCGCTCACCCTTGAGTACCCGAACCGCCAGCTTGCCGGTATCAATTCCGACCTGAGCGTATCCCGCGGAGACGGCCGCGAGCGCTCCTTTTTCGATGGACCCGCTATCGCAAGCGTACAACGGTATTTTGTACTCAACAGCGACCTTCACCGCAGCAGCAATACCAGCCGCGACCGTATTGTCCGTGGAAATTAGGATGGCGTCGACTTTGCTGGAGAGTTCTTGAGCCACAGGGTAGACGTCTCCAGTAGAACTCACAGGGCCTTCAACCAAAGTAAACCCTATCTCTGGGGCATACTTTCTTAGTTGTTTGATTCCGTATTGCGATGCGGCTTCTCCTGGATTAAAGAGGACACCCAAACGCTTCGCATTAGGCGTGATGCGTCTTATTAGACGAAGCTGTTCGTCATATGGAACAGCATCGCTTGTGCCTGTTATCATTTCCTCACCGCGGTCAAAGGAGGTTATGAGTCCCGCACCTATTGGATCAGTGACCGCTCCAAATACTACTGGGCATTTGGCGACTTTCTTTATGGCCTGAGACACTGGTGTCGTTACCGCGATAATGACGTCGGGATTTTGGGCAACTAATTCATTCGCAATACTCGGAACCACCTGCATCTGCCCGCTCGCGTTTCTTAGAATAATCCGAACATTCTTGCCATCCTCATACCCCTCTCGTCGCAGCTCTGCTAAGAGGTTCTCCTGTACAGTGTCGAGAATGGGATGGGACATCAGATTTGCAATAGCAATGACCTTTGTCCCTTCAGGGGTGTTATTGACGCGCAGGGCGAAAAACGCCGCAACCGCAATTGCCACGATTGCAAATGCAACGACTGACCACTTCTTCATAGGGCTACTCCTTTCTCATTATCTCGACTTCCTATAGTGAGAGCATATCGATTACAAAGTAATATCCACCGAATCATGACTTTCTTCCAATGACCGCTGGGTATCGTACACCTTCTAGATTTATTACCTCG
Proteins encoded in this region:
- a CDS encoding ABC transporter substrate-binding protein, whose amino-acid sequence is MKKWSVVAFAIVAIAVAAFFALRVNNTPEGTKVIAIANLMSHPILDTVQENLLAELRREGYEDGKNVRIILRNASGQMQVVPSIANELVAQNPDVIIAVTTPVSQAIKKVAKCPVVFGAVTDPIGAGLITSFDRGEEMITGTSDAVPYDEQLRLIRRITPNAKRLGVLFNPGEAASQYGIKQLRKYAPEIGFTLVEGPVSSTGDVYPVAQELSSKVDAILISTDNTVAAGIAAAVKVAVEYKIPLYACDSGSIEKGALAAVSAGYAQVGIDTGKLAVRVLKGERGIPAITAKGSELYLNKKAAEMMGVIIPGEVVQDATKVYDEIKE